A window of Adhaeribacter arboris genomic DNA:
TTCTTCAGGTAAAGGTAGTAGCTCAATAAAATGGTGGTGGCCAACATAGTTACCGTAATAGCTAAGCCGTAAGCCGCCTCCATATTACTGGACTCCCGGAAATACAAGACAATGCCAATACAGCCCGCCCAAAGCAATTTGTTCACGCTAGGTACAAACAACTGACCTTTTACAATGGTTGGGTACCGTAAACGTACCCGCGGCCAAAGATTAAGCCGGATAGCTTCCCCGATTAAAGTAAATGAACCGGTAATTAAGGCTTGGCTCGCAATAATGGCCGCTAAAGTAGCAATGGTAATACCAATAAGCAGGAACCAATCGGGCATGACGCCATAAAAAGGATTATCGCGTTCGTCTAAGGATTGCCCGATGTGCTGCGTGAGCCAGGCCGCCTGACCAAAATAATTGAGCAGTAAACATAATTTTACAAAAATCCAGCTGATGCGAATGTTTTCCTTGCCGCAGTGGCCCAGATCGGAATACAAAGCTTCGGCTCCGGTAGTACACAAAAACACCGAACCTAACAGCCAAAACCCACCCGGATAAAGAGCGAGTAAGCGATAAGCGTACTGCGGATTAATGGCTTTTAAAACTTCCGGGTGAATTAAGATACTACTCACCCCTAATACGGCCAGCATGGTAAACCAAATTAACATTATCGGACCAAATGCTTTGCCTACTATTTGCGTACCAAAGCTTTGCGCCACAAAGAGCAGCGTTAAAATGGCAATGACAATGGGGATAGTAGGTAGGTGGGGGTAAATAATCCGTAAACCTTCTATAGCCGAAGAAACCGAAATAGGAGGCGTAATAATACCATCGGCTAATAAGGAACTGCCCCCGATAATAGCGGGTATTACCAGCCATTTGGCTTTGCGGCGTACCAAAGTGTATAACGAAAAAATGCCACCTTCCCCGTTGTTATCGGCTTGTAAAGTAAGTATGACGTATTTAATGGTAGTTTGCAAGGTAATCGTCCAGAAGACACAAGAAACCCCACCGTAAATAAGTTCTTGGTTTATCACATTCCCGCCACTCAAAATAATGGCTTTCATTACGTACAAGGGGGAAGTACCTATATCGCCGTAGATAATACCCAAGGCTATCAATAACCCGGCCGTAGATAGCCGGTTGTGCGAGTTATGTTGATTCGACATGCTTGATGTGAAATTCAGAGTGGTAGCTTAAAATAATTCCGCCAAGTAGTTAAATAATACTTTTAGGTAAATTTTAGCAAAGAAACATAATTTATATTGTACTTCTTCTGTTCAAACGGCGTAATCGTGGTTTTGGAAAATAGAACGAAAAAATTACGGCTTCCATTAAATCTCATTCGTAAAAAGTTGGTGTTAAAAATGCGATTATCTTAAATCATTAAATAAAAAAGCCTGATGCGGGATACAACATCAGGCTTTTATTTAAAATAGTAACATAATTATTTTTACCGTAACTGCATATCCGCAATAATCTCGTGAATGCGGCGGGTAAGCTGCGCATCTACGCGGTCGAA
This region includes:
- a CDS encoding KUP/HAK/KT family potassium transporter, with protein sequence MSNQHNSHNRLSTAGLLIALGIIYGDIGTSPLYVMKAIILSGGNVINQELIYGGVSCVFWTITLQTTIKYVILTLQADNNGEGGIFSLYTLVRRKAKWLVIPAIIGGSSLLADGIITPPISVSSAIEGLRIIYPHLPTIPIVIAILTLLFVAQSFGTQIVGKAFGPIMLIWFTMLAVLGVSSILIHPEVLKAINPQYAYRLLALYPGGFWLLGSVFLCTTGAEALYSDLGHCGKENIRISWIFVKLCLLLNYFGQAAWLTQHIGQSLDERDNPFYGVMPDWFLLIGITIATLAAIIASQALITGSFTLIGEAIRLNLWPRVRLRYPTIVKGQLFVPSVNKLLWAGCIGIVLYFRESSNMEAAYGLAITVTMLATTILLSYYLYLKKFSKIIIALFLGTYLAIEVSFLVANLLKFPHGGWVTVLIGMVLVFVMYIMLRSFYIKRRLTDEVRLDKYIDALRQLSEDESIPKYSTHLIYMTSAERKNQIESKIIYSIFQKRPKRADIYWFLHVNTTDDPYTMEYKVHHILDNDIIRVDFNLGFRVEQRINLYFRKVVENLVQNKEVDITSRYESLSRQNVIGDFRFVVLEKYLSIENDLPWDEKLIMQAYYYIKDFTSSEDKWFGLDTSSVKIEKVPLVINPIHNVELTRVE